In a genomic window of Fibrobacter sp.:
- a CDS encoding RDD family protein: MYCEQCGKRIAETAKFCPYCGNAVGIADSVQSQQSVKQEISTPPSLETKQGSIPASLETRQEYTPASPETRQEQKYVGFWARFAANFLDGILISIFVSPASIRIIYLLSKGKIRSDWISESACVAIAFYSVLYILSQVILLVLWYKKQASIGKMAISAKIVDARTGKASTKNQLIGRYFAYLLSFLPLGLGFLWIAFDSKKQGWHDKLAGTAVIYV, from the coding sequence ATGTATTGTGAACAGTGCGGAAAAAGAATTGCGGAAACGGCAAAGTTCTGCCCCTATTGCGGAAACGCTGTGGGGATAGCGGATTCTGTCCAATCTCAACAGAGTGTAAAGCAGGAAATATCAACCCCGCCTTCGCTTGAAACTAAACAAGGATCTATCCCGGCATCCCTTGAAACGAGGCAGGAATATACCCCGGCTTCGCCCGAAACAAGACAAGAACAGAAATATGTCGGGTTCTGGGCACGATTTGCAGCAAATTTTCTTGATGGTATTTTGATCAGTATATTCGTTTCTCCGGCTTCGATCCGTATAATTTATTTATTATCTAAGGGAAAAATAAGAAGTGATTGGATAAGTGAAAGTGCGTGTGTGGCCATAGCTTTTTATAGTGTACTGTATATCCTTTCTCAGGTTATACTCCTCGTTCTTTGGTACAAGAAACAAGCTTCGATTGGTAAAATGGCTATTTCGGCCAAGATTGTTGACGCAAGGACGGGTAAGGCTTCTACAAAGAATCAACTTATAGGGCGATATTTTGCATACTTGCTTTCTTTCCTTCCTCTGGGTCTTGGATTCCTTTGGATTGCGTTTGATTCTAAAAAACAAGGGTGGCACGATAAGCTCGCTGGGACTGCGGTGATTTATGTCTAG
- a CDS encoding fibrobacter succinogenes major paralogous domain-containing protein, with the protein MKKILVLTGLVFWAVLGMSCGNNAEDTSAKNSFFNRESAQQDQAPAEDTSVKDADGNSYRVVTIGNQTWMAENLKLRTSDSWCYDDNELMCEKYGRLYTWAAAMGYPSRYNHEQPDEQYPHKNVCPAGFRIPTESDFETLFAHVKDAGELISTTLWGNYNGSDKYGFNALPAGFRMDQLYPDCEGEYSDCITEYYNRLGETAEFWTSTKVSNSSVKSVQLYMKSHNIWNGDKSYGYSVRCIKDE; encoded by the coding sequence ATGAAAAAGATACTAGTCTTGACGGGACTGGTTTTTTGGGCGGTTCTTGGCATGTCATGCGGGAACAATGCTGAAGACACATCAGCCAAAAATTCGTTCTTTAATCGAGAAAGTGCTCAACAAGATCAGGCTCCCGCAGAAGACACATCTGTCAAAGATGCAGACGGAAACTCGTATAGAGTAGTAACCATAGGTAACCAGACCTGGATGGCGGAGAATCTCAAACTAAGAACGAGTGATTCGTGGTGCTACGATGATAACGAATTGATGTGTGAAAAATATGGGCGCTTGTATACATGGGCAGCTGCTATGGGGTATCCGAGCAGATATAATCATGAGCAGCCTGATGAACAATATCCACACAAAAATGTTTGCCCTGCTGGGTTCCGGATTCCGACTGAATCTGATTTTGAAACTCTATTTGCTCATGTGAAAGACGCCGGTGAACTAATCTCGACGACACTTTGGGGTAATTATAATGGGTCTGACAAATATGGATTCAATGCGTTGCCAGCTGGTTTTCGCATGGACCAACTATATCCAGACTGTGAAGGCGAATACAGCGATTGCATCACTGAATACTACAATCGTTTGGGAGAAACGGCGGAGTTTTGGACATCTACAAAAGTTAGTAATTCTTCGGTAAAAAGCGTTCAATTATATATGAAGTCTCACAATATATGGAACGGAGATAAATCATATGGTTATAGTGTTCGTTGCATAAAAGACGAATAA
- a CDS encoding radical SAM protein has protein sequence MFYRQSRDTFIRSIGEYSYIYSQLTKHDRTYTQEGRAFLEVLSRDPQSLDALAAKASEYFEGVAPANIKEDLREVLDSLVADRYLVSGNTAEECAAKDTYFSYAENPKTLFTYNAQQNPDDDKLYSDTQEVLGVHYREHPQIHSCQIETTNRCNERCIHCYIPHELKNVVLPYEVIESVLQQLHDLGVLGLTLSGGEFFTHPDAEKILRKARELDFSFYVLSNIALLTSRMIDVLKEVNPSYVQTSLYSVNPEEHDHITQLKGSCEKTKAAIEALIAANIPVQISCPVMKTNYHTYKDVLKYAYERNCKAQTDYVMMARYDFTTDNLAERLTMEQTEELLKDIIQFDKDYLDFTDTPVPEAFREEWGKRPFCGVGMDNLCIASDGIVYPCSGWQGMACGNVREQPIKDIWEKSPQLNKLRKLTKSAIPQCYDCEDRQFCAPCLVRNFNESGGDYLKVAPHFCKAAHLNRKLVEEAKAKRTILK, from the coding sequence ATGTTCTACCGTCAATCTCGTGACACATTTATCCGTTCCATTGGTGAATACAGCTATATCTATAGTCAGCTTACCAAACACGACCGCACATACACTCAAGAAGGCAGGGCCTTCCTTGAAGTTCTTTCCCGCGATCCACAAAGTCTTGATGCCTTGGCTGCCAAAGCAAGTGAATACTTCGAGGGCGTTGCCCCAGCAAACATCAAAGAAGACTTGAGGGAAGTTCTAGATTCCCTAGTTGCCGATCGTTATCTGGTTTCCGGCAATACTGCCGAAGAATGTGCCGCCAAGGATACATATTTTAGTTATGCGGAAAATCCGAAAACTTTGTTCACCTACAACGCCCAGCAAAATCCTGACGACGACAAACTCTATTCTGACACCCAGGAGGTGCTGGGCGTACATTATCGGGAACATCCACAAATACATAGTTGCCAAATTGAAACGACTAATCGTTGCAATGAACGATGTATCCATTGCTACATTCCCCATGAATTGAAGAATGTAGTGTTACCCTACGAAGTGATTGAAAGCGTCTTGCAACAATTACACGATTTAGGCGTGCTAGGATTGACTCTCTCTGGTGGAGAATTTTTCACGCACCCCGATGCCGAAAAAATATTGCGCAAGGCTCGTGAACTCGACTTCAGTTTCTATGTGCTGTCAAATATCGCATTACTCACATCGCGCATGATAGATGTACTTAAAGAAGTCAATCCGAGTTACGTGCAGACTTCGCTTTATAGCGTTAATCCCGAAGAGCATGACCACATCACCCAATTGAAGGGTTCTTGCGAAAAGACTAAGGCTGCGATAGAAGCTTTGATTGCAGCGAATATCCCCGTACAAATCAGTTGCCCTGTAATGAAGACTAATTATCACACTTATAAGGATGTCTTGAAATACGCTTACGAGCGTAATTGTAAAGCTCAGACCGACTATGTGATGATGGCCCGATACGATTTTACTACAGATAATCTTGCCGAACGATTGACAATGGAGCAGACGGAAGAACTTCTCAAAGACATTATCCAGTTCGACAAGGATTATCTTGACTTTACCGATACCCCTGTGCCGGAGGCTTTCCGCGAGGAATGGGGCAAGCGCCCTTTTTGTGGCGTAGGCATGGACAACCTATGCATCGCAAGCGACGGAATTGTTTACCCGTGCAGCGGTTGGCAAGGTATGGCTTGTGGCAATGTTCGCGAGCAACCCATCAAGGACATTTGGGAAAAATCCCCACAACTCAATAAGTTGCGTAAACTTACCAAGTCGGCTATTCCGCAGTGCTATGACTGCGAAGACCGTCAATTCTGTGCACCTTGCCTTGTTCGCAACTTCAACGAAAGTGGCGGCGACTATTTGAAGGTGGCTCCGCATTTTTGCAAGGCTGCTCACTTAAACCGCAAACTTGTAGAGGAAGCCAAGGCGAAACGGACGATTTTAAAATGA
- a CDS encoding sel1 repeat family protein has product MNNKNRFIVPLVLGLVAVLFLVAVVVTAVVLKTSDKIVGLDNECNYSHNSSLISSIAAMLGNRAAEYNKGVCLLEKKEYGEAYDVFVSAAEKGLAEAQCELGYMYAEGLGVTQDPEKSEHWYRMAANQGDGSALVSLGFMYYDGTVVPKNRLEAAKLWERALDIHPIPRGWDVWHVDVEFLLGDMYLNGDGVAQDYGEALRYLTRSANAGNAVAQNNLAYMYAVGKGVEQNHQKAVEWGMKSAMQGNAQAQLSVAGAYKRGEGVEQDYEKAFEWMEKAAMQGDAVAQNELGIAYELGKGVERDYNKAIEWYQKAAAQGYQIAQQNLERFYEAPSAGWEEIDETAENTSAEDPDPDRDGVCDPWVSLNGVMDEYNHLCKGVDECPAQAGSGNANGCP; this is encoded by the coding sequence ATGAACAATAAGAACAGATTTATTGTGCCCCTGGTCTTGGGGCTTGTGGCGGTTCTGTTTCTCGTCGCAGTAGTTGTTACAGCGGTTGTCTTAAAAACATCCGATAAAATTGTCGGCCTTGACAATGAGTGCAATTATTCGCACAACAGTTCCCTCATTAGCAGTATTGCCGCTATGTTGGGAAACCGGGCCGCTGAATATAATAAAGGCGTTTGCTTGCTGGAAAAGAAGGAATATGGCGAAGCCTATGATGTCTTTGTGTCTGCCGCTGAAAAGGGGCTTGCAGAAGCTCAATGCGAACTCGGGTATATGTACGCAGAAGGTTTGGGAGTTACCCAAGATCCTGAAAAATCGGAACATTGGTACAGGATGGCTGCAAATCAAGGAGATGGGAGTGCTTTAGTCTCTTTGGGATTTATGTATTATGATGGAACGGTTGTGCCAAAGAATCGATTGGAAGCCGCAAAATTATGGGAAAGGGCGCTTGACATTCATCCAATTCCTCGAGGATGGGATGTTTGGCATGTCGATGTTGAATTTTTGTTAGGGGATATGTATCTGAATGGAGATGGGGTTGCGCAAGATTATGGCGAAGCTCTTCGTTATTTGACACGGTCGGCTAACGCCGGTAATGCAGTAGCCCAGAACAATCTTGCTTATATGTATGCGGTAGGCAAGGGTGTGGAACAGAATCACCAAAAGGCTGTTGAATGGGGGATGAAATCGGCTATGCAAGGTAACGCTCAGGCTCAGCTTTCCGTGGCTGGAGCTTATAAACGCGGTGAAGGCGTGGAGCAGGATTACGAAAAGGCTTTTGAATGGATGGAAAAAGCTGCAATGCAAGGTGACGCCGTGGCTCAGAATGAATTGGGTATTGCGTATGAGCTAGGCAAAGGCGTGGAACGGGATTATAACAAGGCCATTGAGTGGTACCAAAAGGCGGCCGCGCAGGGATATCAGATTGCACAGCAAAATCTGGAGCGCTTTTATGAAGCCCCATCCGCTGGTTGGGAAGAAATCGATGAAACGGCTGAAAACACATCAGCCGAAGATCCTGACCCCGATCGTGACGGCGTCTGCGATCCTTGGGTAAGTCTAAATGGAGTTATGGATGAATATAACCATCTCTGCAAGGGTGTCGATGAGTGCCCCGCTCAGGCTGGTTCCGGAAATGCCAACGGTTGCCCGTAA
- a CDS encoding DUF1538 domain-containing protein: MFKSFFEKLHEAFSSVLPVTLIVLFLSFTPLVELSTKELVVFLVCAVFLIAGIGLFNLGADLAMTPMGEQVGSGLAKSRKLQLLASVCFAMGVFITIAEPDLSVLAEQVKQAVHPTLLVATVGVGVGLFLLLSIIKIVFRLDLSSIIIFFYMVLFMLGMLMVSMGREIFVPLAFDSGGVTTGPITVPFIMALGVGVAGAIGGKHASENSFGLIALCSVGPILALMGLVLFSKGDLTYSLEPAAYSVDACLGSHFIPTVLEVAKEVFVALALIVVFFMVLQFFAFKLSRNSLLRIGFGICYTFAGLLIFLTAVKIGFMPVGFELGRALAQSPHILVASGFVIGMVVVLAEPAVHVLNRQVEEITGGLVTKRSMLVALSIGVGVSIGLSMFRIYMGFPLIYYLIPGYFVSLGLSFFVPKLYTAIAFDSGGVASGPLTSTFILPLSIGACSVIHGGDDSILSYAFGIVAMVAMTPLITIQILGFKAIVSRFFRNRNMMRRIQDADDEQIIDFV, translated from the coding sequence ATGTTCAAGTCCTTCTTTGAAAAACTTCACGAGGCGTTTTCGTCGGTGCTGCCGGTCACCTTGATTGTGCTGTTTCTTTCCTTTACGCCCCTGGTGGAACTTTCTACAAAGGAACTGGTTGTTTTTTTGGTCTGTGCGGTATTCCTCATCGCGGGAATCGGACTTTTTAATCTGGGGGCGGACCTTGCCATGACGCCTATGGGCGAACAGGTGGGCTCTGGCCTTGCCAAGTCCCGCAAGTTGCAGCTGCTCGCTTCGGTCTGTTTTGCCATGGGCGTGTTCATCACCATTGCAGAACCCGACCTTTCGGTGCTTGCCGAACAGGTCAAGCAGGCGGTACACCCCACGCTGCTGGTGGCCACGGTGGGCGTTGGCGTGGGACTGTTCCTGCTGCTTTCGATTATCAAGATTGTTTTCAGGCTGGACCTTTCGAGCATCATCATCTTTTTTTACATGGTGCTTTTCATGTTGGGCATGCTCATGGTGTCCATGGGCAGGGAAATTTTTGTCCCGCTGGCTTTTGATTCGGGCGGCGTGACGACGGGCCCTATTACGGTTCCCTTTATCATGGCGCTGGGCGTGGGTGTGGCCGGCGCCATTGGCGGTAAGCATGCTAGTGAGAATAGTTTCGGCTTGATTGCCCTTTGCTCCGTAGGGCCGATTCTCGCTTTGATGGGCCTGGTTCTTTTTTCTAAGGGCGACCTGACTTATTCCCTTGAGCCTGCGGCCTATTCTGTAGACGCATGCCTCGGTAGCCATTTTATTCCGACTGTCCTTGAGGTGGCCAAAGAGGTGTTTGTTGCCCTGGCACTAATTGTGGTGTTTTTCATGGTGCTCCAGTTTTTTGCCTTCAAGCTTTCCCGCAATAGCCTTCTTAGAATCGGGTTCGGCATCTGCTATACCTTTGCAGGGCTCCTGATATTTTTGACGGCGGTGAAGATTGGCTTTATGCCCGTGGGCTTCGAGCTTGGCCGCGCCCTGGCCCAAAGCCCCCATATTCTCGTGGCATCGGGCTTTGTCATCGGCATGGTGGTGGTGCTTGCAGAACCTGCGGTGCACGTGCTGAACAGGCAGGTCGAAGAAATTACCGGCGGCCTCGTGACCAAGCGTTCCATGCTGGTGGCCCTTTCTATTGGCGTGGGCGTTTCTATCGGGCTTTCCATGTTCCGCATCTACATGGGCTTCCCCCTGATTTACTACCTGATTCCCGGCTATTTTGTTTCCCTCGGCCTGTCGTTCTTTGTGCCCAAGCTTTATACGGCTATCGCCTTCGACTCGGGTGGTGTGGCCAGCGGACCCTTGACCTCCACCTTTATACTGCCTCTTTCTATCGGGGCTTGCTCCGTCATCCACGGCGGTGACGATTCCATTCTGAGTTATGCTTTCGGTATCGTGGCCATGGTGGCCATGACTCCCTTGATTACCATCCAGATTCTCGGCTTCAAGGCCATTGTTTCTAGGTTCTTCAGGAACCGCAACATGATGCGCCGTATCCAGGATGCCGACGACGAGCAGATTATAGACTTTGTGTAG
- a CDS encoding P-II family nitrogen regulator, which yields MSASKHEMIMCIVNAGFSETVMEAAKSAGARGGTILNGRGTANKEAESFFHIAIQPEKEVVMILVSAEIKDAVLHALYQKAGLDTMGQGIAFSLPVDEVVGLTPWKAVDKDGKTLKMPAVAKA from the coding sequence ATGAGCGCAAGCAAGCACGAGATGATTATGTGCATTGTCAATGCCGGATTTTCCGAGACGGTCATGGAGGCGGCCAAGAGTGCAGGCGCCCGTGGCGGCACTATCCTGAACGGTCGCGGCACGGCCAACAAGGAGGCGGAATCTTTTTTCCACATCGCCATCCAGCCCGAAAAGGAGGTGGTGATGATTCTGGTGTCCGCAGAAATCAAGGACGCCGTGCTCCACGCCCTATACCAGAAGGCAGGGCTAGACACCATGGGCCAGGGCATCGCGTTTTCGCTCCCCGTAGATGAAGTGGTGGGGCTTACCCCGTGGAAAGCCGTAGATAAAGACGGCAAGACCCTCAAGATGCCCGCCGTCGCGAAGGCTTAG
- a CDS encoding amidohydrolase family protein yields the protein MMTDYHVHIGQWNDVYFKAEDIFYALKKNGIGECWFSSTTSCLYSKTIVAGKSDAEVLNHEELYLKIREEVVSALEYAQTIDFKAHALYWVVPDIVKSGIGIERAMTECPYDGFKLHPRAQEWKLDDPVTVNFTEEFFSYAEKQNLRILIHTGASGDDSPKRFEHFIKTHPKCLVQLAHLKDLDAQEYMLKNYPNVVVDSSFAGENEIGALVGDGIERKRILWGTDMPVTYWWYNVLGKEKIPSIGKEVLTEFYKRNHYPTASQSL from the coding sequence ATGATGACGGACTATCATGTTCATATTGGTCAATGGAACGATGTCTATTTTAAGGCAGAAGATATTTTCTATGCCTTGAAAAAAAATGGCATTGGCGAATGCTGGTTTTCTTCTACAACCAGTTGCTTGTATTCAAAAACAATTGTCGCAGGGAAAAGCGATGCCGAGGTCTTAAATCATGAGGAACTTTATCTAAAAATCCGCGAAGAAGTCGTGTCCGCCTTGGAATATGCGCAAACAATAGATTTCAAGGCTCATGCCCTTTATTGGGTTGTTCCCGATATTGTCAAAAGCGGCATTGGCATTGAGCGGGCAATGACAGAATGCCCTTACGATGGTTTCAAGTTACACCCTCGCGCTCAAGAGTGGAAACTTGACGATCCCGTAACTGTAAATTTTACGGAAGAGTTCTTTTCGTATGCGGAAAAACAAAATTTGCGTATTTTGATTCATACAGGGGCCAGTGGCGATGATTCGCCGAAACGATTCGAGCATTTTATCAAAACGCATCCAAAATGCCTTGTTCAGCTTGCACATTTGAAAGACCTAGATGCTCAGGAATATATGCTAAAAAATTACCCTAATGTAGTGGTCGATTCCTCTTTTGCCGGCGAGAACGAAATTGGAGCACTTGTAGGTGACGGCATCGAACGCAAGCGAATCCTTTGGGGGACCGATATGCCAGTTACCTATTGGTGGTATAATGTCCTCGGAAAAGAAAAAATTCCGAGTATAGGAAAAGAAGTGTTGACCGAGTTTTATAAGAGAAATCATTATCCGACCGCATCACAATCACTTTAA
- a CDS encoding helix-turn-helix transcriptional regulator, whose amino-acid sequence MPKIDLQNLQKIEDDRFSEALAKVLRRHRKARGITRDGLAFQLGLHKNTLYGVEVGIKRKSGHFSHTQLTMANFIRLAAFFGYQPGEFLQEVLIEASDCYPPKKAPHQNGSKLRIIGNHT is encoded by the coding sequence ATGCCAAAGATAGACCTGCAAAACTTGCAGAAAATTGAGGATGACCGCTTCTCCGAAGCCCTCGCAAAGGTACTCAGGCGGCACCGCAAGGCAAGGGGCATCACCCGCGACGGGCTCGCGTTCCAGCTCGGTCTCCACAAGAACACCCTCTACGGCGTGGAAGTCGGCATCAAGCGCAAGAGCGGGCACTTTAGCCACACCCAGCTCACCATGGCAAACTTCATCCGGCTAGCCGCATTTTTCGGCTATCAGCCCGGCGAATTCCTGCAAGAAGTCCTTATCGAGGCAAGCGACTGCTACCCTCCAAAAAAAGCACCACATCAAAATGGTTCTAAATTACGCATAATTGGCAACCACACTTAA
- a CDS encoding FKBP-type peptidyl-prolyl cis-trans isomerase, with translation MAKDSKVAVPAPTDSATAARNIAATADSIARYKDKWLYASSYDGEPLEFTLGMGQVIQGWEKGILGMKVGEIRYLTVPAVMAYGDRSLENIPPNSDLYFEVELVHADPPMEPDKFPQSVDALKWKEISKGLKAYDEKSGSGKPAVAGATLKTHYTGWLLSGRKFGSSKDLGKPLEVVLGNGKLIKGWEQGLDGMREGGVRWLRVAPAMGYGATAYSMIPSNSTLIFRVELVESEVDSAVVEKMDFFPDTTTLALENGSEGLRYAIVKPGEGEPAKVGSKVRVHYTGWLTNGHKFDSSRDRDQEFSFPLGGGRVIRGWELGVAGMLPGEKRILIVPPGLGYGARAAGPIPGGSTLIFAVEYLGE, from the coding sequence ATGGCTAAGGACTCAAAAGTCGCCGTGCCCGCCCCTACGGATAGTGCCACTGCGGCGAGGAACATTGCGGCCACGGCAGACAGCATCGCCCGTTACAAGGACAAGTGGCTCTACGCCAGTTCCTACGATGGAGAGCCTCTGGAATTTACCTTGGGAATGGGGCAGGTTATCCAGGGCTGGGAAAAGGGAATCCTGGGCATGAAGGTGGGTGAAATCCGCTACCTGACGGTGCCTGCGGTCATGGCTTATGGCGACCGTTCCCTAGAAAACATTCCGCCCAATTCCGACCTGTACTTCGAGGTGGAGCTGGTCCATGCCGACCCGCCCATGGAGCCGGACAAGTTCCCCCAGAGTGTAGACGCCCTCAAGTGGAAAGAAATTTCCAAGGGCCTCAAGGCCTACGACGAGAAATCGGGTAGCGGCAAGCCTGCAGTCGCTGGTGCAACCCTCAAGACCCATTACACCGGCTGGCTCCTTTCGGGGCGCAAGTTTGGCAGTTCCAAGGACTTGGGCAAGCCTTTAGAAGTGGTTCTCGGCAACGGCAAACTTATCAAGGGCTGGGAACAGGGGCTAGACGGCATGCGTGAAGGCGGGGTCCGCTGGCTCCGTGTGGCGCCAGCCATGGGCTACGGTGCAACGGCTTATTCTATGATTCCTTCCAATTCCACCCTGATTTTCCGGGTGGAGTTGGTGGAGTCCGAAGTGGATTCCGCAGTTGTCGAAAAGATGGACTTTTTCCCGGATACCACCACCCTTGCTCTTGAAAACGGTTCCGAAGGCCTGCGCTACGCCATCGTGAAGCCTGGCGAGGGAGAACCTGCGAAGGTGGGCTCTAAGGTCCGGGTGCATTACACGGGCTGGCTCACCAACGGTCACAAGTTCGACAGCTCCCGTGACCGTGACCAGGAATTTAGTTTCCCCTTGGGCGGTGGCCGTGTGATTCGCGGTTGGGAGTTGGGGGTTGCCGGAATGCTTCCCGGCGAAAAGCGCATCTTGATTGTGCCTCCTGGCCTTGGCTACGGAGCCCGTGCCGCAGGCCCCATCCCAGGCGGTTCTACGCTTATCTTTGCCGTGGAGTATTTGGGCGAGTAA
- a CDS encoding radical SAM protein, protein MEDVRLVFKQIENIRSDKLQVTITGGEALLNRNWKEILAFIQNEGCSFSLFSNGTLLSDADADFLASLVSKGLKEVQLSIYALDPVIHDNVTNLKGSSKKTLQALQKLRMRNVPVFVSCPAMQVNKNNLADLMRWADKEKIPSCVDLFIFGASDYSEKNLSQRLNFDDLERFYEETMQNNGELAYVWGNNRQKTKPSECLFYGEAANGLCISGDGSIYPMIGWYEKLGNIHQDSIENIYANHPVLQQCRKINVSDFCECIKCDAYGYCSLCPLPHLSANHGNLLNLDKSYCDYVHKVKELAQRRDKVMEELAKNKKDVIKSLSDNKRLKAHHDMLVKLFLRTNDEKLKKTIK, encoded by the coding sequence ATTGAAGATGTCCGACTGGTATTTAAGCAAATTGAGAACATCCGTTCCGACAAATTACAAGTGACTATCACTGGCGGCGAAGCCCTGCTGAATAGAAATTGGAAAGAAATTCTAGCCTTTATTCAAAATGAAGGATGTTCGTTCAGTCTATTTTCTAACGGAACGCTTTTATCGGATGCTGATGCGGATTTTCTTGCATCTCTTGTCAGCAAAGGCCTTAAAGAAGTTCAATTGTCTATATATGCCTTGGATCCCGTTATTCATGATAACGTGACAAACTTGAAAGGGTCTTCAAAAAAAACTTTACAAGCTCTACAAAAGCTGCGTATGCGCAATGTTCCTGTTTTCGTTTCGTGCCCGGCGATGCAAGTTAATAAGAATAATTTGGCGGATTTGATGCGGTGGGCAGACAAGGAAAAAATCCCATCGTGTGTGGATTTGTTTATTTTCGGAGCTTCGGATTATTCGGAAAAAAATTTGAGTCAAAGGTTGAATTTTGATGACTTGGAACGTTTCTATGAAGAAACGATGCAAAACAACGGGGAGTTGGCATATGTATGGGGGAATAATCGCCAAAAAACGAAGCCATCGGAATGCCTTTTTTATGGGGAGGCGGCGAATGGACTTTGTATTTCTGGAGATGGTTCCATCTATCCCATGATAGGGTGGTATGAAAAATTGGGGAACATCCATCAAGATTCGATAGAGAATATTTACGCCAATCATCCGGTATTGCAACAGTGCCGGAAAATCAATGTCTCAGATTTTTGCGAGTGCATTAAATGTGATGCTTATGGTTACTGCTCTTTATGTCCGCTGCCGCATCTTTCTGCTAACCATGGCAATCTTTTGAATTTAGACAAATCGTATTGTGATTATGTACACAAGGTGAAAGAACTTGCACAACGAAGGGATAAAGTTATGGAAGAACTTGCAAAAAATAAAAAGGATGTCATAAAGTCATTGTCAGATAATAAACGATTGAAAGCTCACCATGATATGTTAGTAAAGCTGTTTTTGAGGACAAATGATGAAAAATTAAAAAAAACTATTAAATGA
- a CDS encoding trypsin-like peptidase domain-containing protein, whose product MKHAIILIIGILATSAFAEFVPTYMTEADSGKADTVNMNVTKVYGSGIAFHEHYIVTTGDVARHAKKLAAIVVMVNNTPVVARVERSADTLFNKDKNEYLNMAILQVDNDVPLNACKIEERLIKVGELVTVTGFPEDSKKVQVKSLPAKVVADSTFPEHVASAINVKLPSGFGGAALSSHGKVIGMVFGYSTRKPNTSFFYDGILMSEYILHRNKPTTTDISKCVYQVRSYVPVE is encoded by the coding sequence ATGAAACACGCAATCATTCTCATAATCGGCATCCTGGCAACCTCCGCGTTCGCCGAGTTTGTGCCTACATACATGACAGAAGCCGACTCTGGAAAGGCCGACACAGTAAACATGAATGTGACCAAAGTGTACGGCTCAGGTATCGCATTCCACGAGCACTACATCGTTACCACTGGTGACGTCGCTCGTCACGCTAAGAAACTGGCTGCCATAGTTGTTATGGTCAACAACACCCCTGTTGTAGCCAGGGTGGAACGCTCCGCAGACACTCTTTTCAACAAAGATAAGAACGAGTACCTCAACATGGCTATTCTCCAAGTTGACAACGATGTTCCACTAAACGCATGTAAAATCGAAGAGAGACTAATCAAGGTCGGTGAACTCGTAACCGTCACTGGCTTCCCTGAGGACAGTAAAAAGGTACAGGTGAAGTCCTTGCCAGCAAAAGTCGTTGCGGACTCGACATTCCCCGAACATGTAGCAAGCGCAATCAACGTGAAGTTGCCTAGCGGATTCGGCGGAGCAGCCCTGTCTAGTCACGGAAAGGTAATCGGAATGGTATTCGGGTACAGTACACGCAAGCCAAACACATCGTTCTTCTACGATGGAATTCTAATGTCGGAGTACATCTTACACAGAAACAAGCCCACGACGACAGACATATCAAAATGCGTGTATCAAGTCCGAAGCTATGTCCCGGTAGAATAA